One genomic segment of Patescibacteria group bacterium includes these proteins:
- a CDS encoding sulfite exporter TauE/SafE family protein produces the protein MQKHTYYVKGMHCASCEILIEKELLSFPSVELADATLTNGQVNIGFKHDRPSLEKLNELFRENGYVFSDHPFPKESSDWLKPILWAGLIITIFILVIKLGLASFVSVNSQSSLGVFFIFGLLAGISGCAALIGGLVLSLSKQWLEMYSPSASLTAKMIPHTLFNVGRIISYGLLGLALGFLGERIQFSPVITAVIVLAVSGLMLLLALQMMGVKTFSRLRIALPKNLTGKIYAGERKGGWFYPLFVGFLTVLLPCGFTIIAEGAAILSGSPWRGLLIMFFFVLGTMLPLMAIGASSVKLGSNQKSSEAFLKTAGLLIIFFIIFNLNTQFGLVRYLSNFISNLGAVENLEGQSGNNALPIPDTTQVIKAIYSDAKGLNPNSFTIKVGQPVRLEIEVKDDVYGCMSTILIPGLWDQPELMRKGKTVVMEFTVRRSDTFPITCAMGVPWGTIKAIY, from the coding sequence ATGCAAAAACACACCTACTATGTCAAAGGTATGCACTGCGCTTCCTGTGAGATCTTAATTGAAAAAGAACTCTTGTCTTTCCCCAGTGTTGAACTTGCGGATGCAACTCTCACCAACGGGCAGGTTAATATAGGTTTCAAACATGACAGGCCGAGTCTTGAGAAATTGAATGAATTATTCAGGGAAAACGGATATGTTTTTTCGGACCACCCTTTCCCTAAAGAAAGCTCGGATTGGTTAAAGCCGATCCTCTGGGCCGGGCTGATTATTACAATTTTTATTCTGGTAATAAAATTAGGTTTGGCTTCTTTTGTCAGCGTCAATTCCCAGAGTTCTTTGGGAGTATTCTTTATCTTTGGTTTGTTGGCGGGAATTTCCGGTTGTGCCGCCCTGATCGGCGGGCTGGTACTGTCTCTCTCAAAACAATGGCTGGAAATGTACAGCCCTTCTGCCAGCTTAACTGCAAAAATGATTCCGCATACTCTATTTAATGTCGGACGCATTATTTCTTATGGTCTTTTAGGGCTGGCTCTGGGATTTCTGGGAGAAAGAATTCAATTCTCTCCAGTTATTACAGCTGTAATCGTGTTGGCCGTATCAGGACTCATGTTGTTGTTGGCCTTACAGATGATGGGAGTTAAAACATTTAGTCGATTGCGCATAGCTTTGCCTAAAAACCTGACTGGGAAAATTTACGCAGGAGAGCGGAAGGGCGGTTGGTTCTATCCTTTGTTTGTTGGGTTTTTGACAGTGTTGCTTCCTTGCGGTTTTACAATTATTGCGGAAGGAGCGGCTATCTTATCCGGGTCCCCATGGCGCGGATTGTTGATTATGTTTTTCTTTGTTTTAGGTACGATGTTACCGCTAATGGCCATCGGGGCCTCCAGCGTCAAACTGGGGAGTAATCAAAAATCTTCCGAAGCATTTTTAAAGACGGCCGGGCTGCTAATTATTTTCTTTATTATATTTAATTTGAATACTCAATTTGGCCTGGTGCGATATCTATCAAATTTTATAAGCAACCTGGGAGCTGTTGAGAATTTGGAGGGTCAATCAGGAAATAACGCATTGCCGATACCGGATACCACCCAAGTGATTAAAGCAATTTATTCGGACGCCAAAGGGTTGAACCCGAATTCTTTTACTATCAAAGTTGGCCAACCGGTGCGACTGGAGATAGAAGTGAAGGATGATGTCTACGGTTGCATGAGCACTATTTTAATTCCGGGATTATGGGATCAACCCGAATTGATGCGCAAAGGCAAAACTGTGGTGATGGAATTTACTGTCCGCCGATCAGACACTTTCCCGATCACTTGCGCTATGGGAGTGCCTTGGGGCACCATCAAAGCTATTTATTAA
- a CDS encoding metal-sensing transcriptional repressor produces the protein MLYSKTTHMQTENKKQESLVSFKKAHSHLGNIIKMVERGDYCIDIMQQNLAVIGLLKSAHAKLMENHLKGCFTNAIQTNSTAKKEKMIEEILSVTKMFNK, from the coding sequence ATGTTATATTCTAAAACTACGCATATGCAAACAGAGAACAAAAAACAGGAAAGTTTGGTGAGTTTCAAAAAAGCCCACAGCCATTTAGGAAATATTATCAAAATGGTGGAGCGGGGGGATTATTGTATCGACATTATGCAACAGAACTTAGCTGTAATCGGCCTCCTAAAATCCGCCCATGCCAAATTAATGGAGAATCATCTTAAGGGCTGTTTTACTAACGCTATCCAAACCAACAGCACGGCCAAGAAAGAAAAGATGATTGAAGAGATTCTGAGTGTTACTAAGATGTTTAATAAGTAA
- a CDS encoding reverse transcriptase/maturase family protein has protein sequence MKISKGYYENIISLENLLGAWQEFAVDKHSRKDVQQFQRDLMANIIELHRDLESGDYRHSAYSPFKISDPKPRNIHKASVRDRLLHRAIYRVLYPIWDKTFIYDSYSCRNNKGTHKAFTKLENVSRKISKNYTHPCFALKLDIRKFFDSIDHEILMGLLRERIEDKKLLELLENIIQSFSVCHAEFISRHSGEPLKATPESYNNQSIRSWTSQDDAESRGMPLGNLTSQLFANVYLDPLDKFAKHHLKAKHYLRYADDFVFLSDNPDELLGYLIEVNRFLKAKLKLNIHPNKIYLRKLNWGIDYVGYVALPHYAIPRKKTVKRIFKKLIYLKEYCPERIPVTMPSYLGYLRHADTHHLVCCLLQRFSE, from the coding sequence ATGAAAATTTCTAAAGGATATTATGAAAATATTATCTCACTTGAAAACCTGCTTGGAGCTTGGCAGGAGTTTGCGGTAGACAAACATTCAAGAAAAGATGTGCAACAGTTCCAAAGAGACTTGATGGCTAATATTATTGAATTGCACCGAGATTTAGAATCTGGCGACTATCGCCATTCAGCTTATAGCCCATTTAAGATATCCGATCCTAAACCCCGAAACATTCATAAGGCAAGTGTTAGAGACAGATTGCTTCATAGGGCAATTTACCGAGTCCTATATCCAATTTGGGATAAAACTTTTATCTATGACAGTTATTCCTGCCGGAATAACAAAGGCACTCATAAGGCGTTTACTAAACTAGAGAATGTCTCCAGAAAGATAAGCAAGAATTATACCCACCCCTGTTTTGCCCTCAAGCTGGATATCCGCAAGTTCTTTGACAGCATAGACCATGAAATACTAATGGGCTTATTGCGCGAGAGAATTGAGGATAAGAAATTATTAGAGTTATTGGAAAATATTATTCAGAGCTTTTCTGTCTGTCATGCTGAATTTATTTCTCGTCATTCTGGGGAGCCTCTAAAGGCGACTCCAGAATCGTATAATAATCAATCTATACGATCCTGGACAAGCCAGGATGACGCAGAAAGCAGGGGTATGCCATTGGGAAATCTCACCTCACAGTTATTCGCTAATGTTTATTTAGACCCGCTGGATAAGTTTGCTAAACATCATTTGAAAGCCAAGCATTATCTCCGGTATGCCGATGATTTTGTCTTTCTGTCTGATAACCCGGATGAATTACTGGGTTATCTGATAGAAGTAAATCGGTTTCTGAAAGCTAAGCTCAAGCTGAATATCCATCCCAATAAGATATATTTAAGAAAACTTAATTGGGGCATAGATTATGTCGGTTATGTGGCCTTACCTCACTATGCCATTCCCAGAAAGAAAACTGTCAAACGAATCTTCAAAAAATTAATCTATCTCAAAGAGTATTGCCCAGAGCGAATCCCAGTAACCATGCCATCTTATTTGGGGTATTTAAGGCATGCAGATACCCATCATTTAGTATGCTGTTTACTGCAAAGATTTTCCGAATGA